In one window of Bradyrhizobium sp. AZCC 1721 DNA:
- a CDS encoding 30S ribosomal protein S2: MALPDFSMRQLLEAGVHFGHQSHRWNPKMADYIFGARNNIHIIDLAQTVPMLHRALQAVSDTVAKGGRILFVGTKRQAQDGVAEAAKRSAQYFVNSRWLGGTLTNWKTISGSIKRLRHLDEVLSSGEANSYTKKERLTLQRERDKLDRSLGGIKDMGGLPDMIFVIDTNKEDIAIQEAQRLNIPVAAIVDTNSDPKGITFVVPGNDDAGRAISLYCDLIARAAIDGISRAQGDSGIDIGAAVQPVREEVPAAPQPTGFQGLAGPRGTADNLKKLTGVSGTIEKKLNDLGIFHYWQLAELDHDTAHKIGEEVGLPSRADAWVAQAKTLTAEAE, translated from the coding sequence ATGGCGCTACCCGATTTTTCCATGCGTCAGCTCTTGGAAGCTGGCGTCCACTTTGGCCACCAATCGCACCGCTGGAATCCGAAGATGGCGGATTACATTTTCGGTGCCCGCAACAACATCCACATCATCGATCTCGCCCAGACCGTGCCGATGCTGCATCGCGCGCTGCAGGCGGTTTCCGACACGGTTGCCAAGGGCGGCCGCATCCTGTTCGTCGGCACCAAGCGCCAGGCGCAGGACGGCGTTGCCGAGGCGGCCAAGCGCTCGGCGCAGTATTTCGTCAATTCGCGCTGGCTCGGCGGCACGCTGACCAACTGGAAGACGATTTCAGGATCGATCAAGCGCCTGCGTCACCTCGATGAGGTGCTGTCGTCGGGCGAGGCCAACTCCTACACCAAGAAGGAGCGGCTGACGCTGCAGCGCGAGCGCGACAAGCTCGACCGCTCGCTCGGCGGTATCAAGGACATGGGCGGTCTTCCCGACATGATCTTCGTGATCGACACCAACAAGGAAGACATCGCGATCCAGGAAGCGCAGCGGCTCAACATTCCCGTTGCCGCGATCGTCGACACCAACTCCGACCCGAAGGGCATCACCTTCGTGGTGCCGGGCAATGACGATGCCGGCCGCGCCATTTCGCTGTATTGCGACCTGATTGCCCGCGCCGCCATCGACGGCATTTCGCGCGCGCAGGGCGACTCCGGCATCGATATCGGCGCCGCCGTTCAGCCGGTCCGCGAGGAAGTTCCGGCAGCGCCCCAGCCGACCGGCTTCCAGGGACTGGCCGGTCCGCGCGGCACTGCCGACAACCTCAAGAAGCTCACCGGCGTGTCGGGTACGATCGAGAAGAAGCTCAACGACCTCGGCATCTTCCATTACTGGCAGCTTGCCGAACTCGACCACGACACCGCGCACAAGATCGGTGAAGAGGTTGGTCTTCCGAGCCGCGCCGATGCCTGGGTCGCCCAGGCCAAGACGCTGACCGCGGAAGCTGAATAA